From the candidate division TA06 bacterium genome, one window contains:
- a CDS encoding SPFH domain-containing protein: protein MAKLFEVIEFLDETGEQMVHRIPESGSGEITAGSQLVVRENQAAVFFRDGKALDTFGPGRHTLTSLNIPLLVGLEGKPFGGKSPFRVEVYFINQKVFTDRKWGTQEPIAFRDSELKMVRLRAFGIFSDRVVDSQLFVNKVVGTQGIFFTEEIDDFLRGIAVARFADFLGETASTVFDLPASYDEIAAGTKARIQEDFGKYGLECVDFYINAITPPPEVQKMIDERAGMGAVGDMGKFMQFEAAKAMREAAQDGGGGGAAGAGVGLGAGLGMGMMLPGMLQKAFSQGQSVECPKCHGAVLMGSRFCSHCGSNLAPEMAGCPKCGQSIPSNSRFCPNCGVEIKKTQESARCRKCNGEIPPGSKFCPKCGEKA from the coding sequence ATGGCCAAGCTTTTCGAAGTCATAGAGTTTCTGGACGAAACCGGTGAGCAGATGGTCCACAGAATACCCGAGTCGGGTTCCGGCGAGATTACTGCAGGAAGCCAGCTGGTAGTTCGCGAGAATCAGGCTGCTGTCTTTTTCAGAGATGGAAAGGCTCTTGACACCTTCGGTCCAGGCAGGCACACATTGACCAGCTTGAACATACCGCTTCTGGTAGGGCTTGAAGGGAAACCTTTTGGGGGAAAGAGCCCGTTCAGGGTCGAGGTCTATTTCATAAACCAGAAGGTCTTTACGGACAGAAAGTGGGGCACTCAGGAGCCAATAGCTTTTAGAGACTCTGAGCTGAAGATGGTGAGACTGAGGGCCTTTGGCATATTCAGTGATAGAGTGGTGGACTCCCAGTTGTTCGTGAACAAGGTTGTGGGCACCCAGGGTATTTTCTTTACTGAGGAGATTGATGACTTCCTGAGAGGAATAGCTGTTGCCAGGTTCGCCGATTTCCTTGGTGAGACTGCGAGTACTGTATTCGACCTGCCCGCGAGCTATGATGAAATAGCAGCAGGGACGAAGGCGAGAATCCAGGAAGATTTTGGGAAGTACGGCCTTGAGTGTGTTGACTTCTATATTAACGCAATAACTCCTCCTCCTGAAGTGCAGAAGATGATTGACGAGAGAGCGGGTATGGGAGCAGTGGGTGACATGGGGAAGTTCATGCAGTTCGAAGCGGCCAAAGCGATGAGGGAAGCCGCACAGGATGGTGGGGGCGGAGGCGCAGCCGGCGCCGGGGTCGGTCTGGGCGCAGGTCTGGGTATGGGTATGATGCTCCCCGGGATGCTTCAGAAAGCATTTTCACAGGGGCAGAGTGTTGAGTGTCCGAAGTGCCACGGGGCTGTGCTGATGGGATCACGATTCTGTTCCCACTGCGGCAGCAATCTCGCTCCGGAGATGGCGGGATGTCCCAAGTGCGGGCAGTCTATTCCATCAAATTCCAGGTTCTGCCCGAACTGCGGGGTGGAAATCAAGAAGACCCAGGAGTCAGCTCGGTGTAGGAAGTGCAATGGTGAAATTCCCCCAGGTTCCAAATTCTGCCCCAAGTGTGGGGAAAAGGCATGA
- a CDS encoding HDIG domain-containing protein, with amino-acid sequence MNKEEAMALVRENVKNENLIKHMIAVEACMRALARHFDEDEDLWGLTGLLHDIDYDSTKDSPDRHGLVGAFMLEEKGVDERIVYAVKAHPGHRECRSKMDKALYASDPITGLIVAAALMHPTKRIGNIDADFVLRRFKEKRFAAGANREQIKSCEDLNLSLEEFTGVCLQAMQGIAVDLGL; translated from the coding sequence GTGAACAAAGAAGAAGCTATGGCACTTGTGAGGGAGAACGTGAAGAATGAGAATCTCATAAAGCACATGATCGCAGTCGAAGCGTGCATGCGTGCTCTGGCCAGACACTTCGATGAAGACGAGGATCTGTGGGGACTGACAGGTCTCCTTCATGATATCGATTACGACAGCACAAAGGACAGCCCAGACAGACACGGTCTCGTGGGTGCGTTCATGCTCGAAGAGAAAGGCGTGGACGAGAGAATAGTCTATGCAGTGAAGGCGCACCCCGGGCACAGGGAATGCAGGTCAAAAATGGACAAGGCGCTTTATGCGTCCGACCCGATAACGGGGCTGATAGTTGCTGCTGCGCTTATGCACCCTACAAAAAGAATTGGCAACATAGACGCTGACTTCGTGCTGAGAAGATTCAAAGAGAAGAGGTTTGCTGCCGGAGCGAACCGGGAACAGATAAAGTCCTGTGAAGATCTAAACCTTTCATTGGAGGAGTTTACCGGAGTCTGTCTCCAGGCCATGCAGGGAATTGCGGTTGACCTCGGACTATGA
- a CDS encoding bifunctional riboflavin kinase/FAD synthetase, with translation MKIYREIKNLGRVVPGLVATVGTFDGVHLGHRKIIGRLLERAKKRGVPSALVTFEPHPKAVVDGSTKPFVLTTVEEKARIVEETGVEFMIAVQFDKSFANIKPKDFITQFLSEGLKVREIVVGYDHHFGFHRRGDISLLRDEGKRLGFDIDVVPPALLDGLPISSTRIRRILMEGDVPLANKMLGRPYSLCGKVVEGVSRGGKLGFKTANVLLSSERKLLPGDGVYAVMALVDGKLHQAVMNIGCVPTFKQKERSLEVHIIGFAEDIYGKEITVRFHRRIREEIEFESEKALAAQIEKDLQESKKALSKISRRDKE, from the coding sequence GTGAAGATCTACAGAGAGATCAAGAATCTCGGCCGCGTTGTGCCTGGCCTTGTTGCGACCGTTGGGACCTTTGACGGAGTACACCTGGGCCACAGGAAGATTATTGGCCGCCTGCTGGAGCGAGCGAAAAAGAGGGGCGTCCCCTCGGCCCTCGTCACCTTTGAGCCTCATCCTAAAGCTGTTGTGGATGGTTCAACTAAGCCCTTCGTTCTGACTACTGTAGAGGAGAAAGCGAGAATAGTAGAAGAGACCGGGGTAGAATTCATGATTGCCGTTCAGTTTGACAAATCGTTTGCGAACATCAAGCCGAAGGACTTCATAACACAATTTCTCTCTGAAGGGTTGAAGGTTCGTGAAATTGTTGTTGGATACGATCATCACTTCGGTTTTCACAGGAGAGGAGATATTTCCCTTCTGAGGGATGAGGGGAAGAGGTTGGGATTTGACATCGACGTCGTGCCGCCCGCACTCTTAGATGGCCTACCCATAAGCAGTACCAGAATAAGAAGAATACTGATGGAAGGAGATGTCCCACTGGCGAACAAGATGCTCGGGAGGCCCTATTCTCTCTGTGGAAAGGTTGTTGAAGGGGTAAGCCGTGGTGGCAAGCTTGGTTTTAAGACTGCAAACGTACTCTTGAGCTCTGAAAGGAAGCTGCTTCCCGGTGATGGTGTATATGCGGTCATGGCTCTTGTGGATGGTAAGTTGCACCAAGCTGTGATGAACATCGGTTGTGTCCCGACTTTCAAACAAAAAGAACGCTCCCTGGAGGTTCACATCATTGGATTTGCTGAAGATATCTACGGCAAGGAAATTACCGTCCGGTTTCACCGCAGAATAAGAGAGGAGATTGAATTTGAAAGTGAGAAAGCACTGGCTGCTCAGATAGAGAAAGACCTTCAGGAGTCGAAGAAGGCTCTATCGAAAATATCAAGGAGAGATAAGGAGTGA
- the truB gene encoding tRNA pseudouridine(55) synthase TruB yields the protein MRRGRYFPFFFSPEVSLEGLLNINKKRGVASFDVVQKVRKLSGKRKVGHTGILDRAASGVLVVLSGRATKIIRFFSEDDKEYVGTVRLGAATETDDSTGRVVKRAEVRGITVDLISNVLDSFKGEIEQIPPTYSCIKVGGRRLHELAREGTPPAVPARRVQIRDLEMVDFEDGDIKIRVVCSKGTYIRALARDIGDKLGCLGHLHNLVRLRVGENLLKNSIDIDMVSGIEEHLMTMKDALRRFPIVNLGTKDSSSFKFGQMVEFDHPGCGSEARLVRVCDARENLIAVGRIEKGMLIPLRVLA from the coding sequence GTGAGAAGGGGGAGGTACTTCCCCTTCTTTTTTTCCCCGGAGGTCTCTCTGGAAGGTCTGCTTAACATAAACAAAAAACGTGGGGTCGCATCTTTCGATGTAGTGCAGAAGGTGAGAAAACTTTCTGGCAAGAGAAAGGTTGGCCACACAGGAATCCTTGACAGGGCTGCGAGCGGGGTTCTTGTTGTTCTCAGTGGAAGAGCCACAAAGATCATCAGATTCTTTTCTGAAGACGATAAAGAGTATGTTGGTACTGTGAGGTTGGGAGCAGCAACTGAGACCGACGATTCGACTGGAAGAGTAGTGAAACGTGCAGAGGTGAGAGGTATTACTGTGGACCTCATCAGTAATGTACTGGATTCTTTCAAAGGGGAGATAGAACAAATCCCCCCCACATACTCTTGCATAAAGGTCGGTGGCAGGAGACTGCATGAATTGGCAAGGGAAGGGACACCGCCAGCAGTACCGGCCAGGAGGGTCCAGATCAGAGATTTGGAAATGGTCGATTTCGAGGATGGTGACATCAAGATCAGAGTTGTCTGTTCAAAGGGAACCTATATCAGGGCTTTGGCCAGAGACATTGGAGATAAACTTGGATGTCTCGGCCATCTCCATAATCTAGTCAGATTGAGAGTGGGTGAAAACCTACTCAAGAATTCAATTGACATAGACATGGTTTCTGGGATAGAAGAACATCTGATGACTATGAAGGATGCACTCAGAAGGTTTCCGATTGTCAACCTCGGAACAAAAGACTCCTCCAGTTTCAAATTCGGCCAGATGGTCGAATTCGATCACCCTGGTTGTGGATCTGAAGCTCGTCTTGTGAGGGTCTGTGATGCCAGGGAGAATCTGATCGCAGTAGGCAGAATAGAAAAAGGCATGCTCATCCCTTTGAGGGTGCTCGCGTAG
- a CDS encoding aminopeptidase P family protein, producing the protein MNRIEKLHAKMRRRKFDAILVDSPFEVLYLLGVEASFNYVEISPVLVVASKPYLICDLITLSKIRGLVPEDIDLIEAETLAFVKSDYKYMKEIRSIFRKEKVKRLAVTTDQYANAFGSITTVRTANLVARMGMVKTEHEINLLKEAVRISDEAFTAKLKLVEEGVSELTLRSEMDVGLHEKGGERRSFPTIVAFGEHTAEPHPVPALRRLGKNELIMVDMGAVFKGYGSDLTRTGVYGKPTEKQTELFNLVLTAQLRAIDFLKPGRLASEVDAVAREYVTDKGYGDFFPHLLGHPCGLMRGGIFLHPTSKDVIKRNMAFTIEPGIYLPGYGGVRLEDIVVVRDDGCDVLTRAPKELVWKREQSL; encoded by the coding sequence ATGAACAGAATCGAGAAGCTACATGCGAAGATGAGACGGCGCAAGTTTGATGCCATTCTTGTTGACTCACCCTTTGAGGTCCTCTACTTGCTCGGTGTAGAAGCTTCGTTCAACTATGTCGAGATCAGCCCTGTGCTGGTTGTTGCCAGCAAGCCATACCTTATTTGTGACCTTATAACTCTCTCCAAGATCAGAGGCCTTGTCCCCGAGGATATCGACCTGATAGAGGCCGAAACTCTTGCCTTTGTCAAGAGTGACTACAAGTATATGAAGGAGATAAGATCCATCTTCAGGAAGGAGAAGGTGAAGAGGTTGGCCGTGACAACAGACCAATATGCGAATGCGTTTGGAAGCATTACGACTGTCAGGACAGCAAACCTGGTGGCAAGAATGGGCATGGTGAAAACTGAACACGAAATCAACCTGCTCAAGGAGGCCGTGCGGATAAGTGATGAAGCCTTCACTGCGAAGTTGAAACTGGTAGAGGAGGGCGTCTCCGAACTAACACTGAGATCGGAAATGGACGTCGGGCTTCACGAGAAAGGGGGAGAGCGGAGGTCATTCCCTACCATAGTAGCCTTTGGCGAACATACGGCTGAGCCCCATCCGGTTCCTGCTTTGAGAAGATTGGGCAAAAACGAACTGATTATGGTGGACATGGGTGCAGTTTTCAAAGGGTATGGATCGGATCTGACCAGAACGGGAGTATATGGCAAGCCAACCGAGAAGCAGACGGAGCTCTTCAATCTTGTGCTCACTGCACAACTCAGGGCAATCGATTTTTTGAAGCCTGGCAGACTCGCATCCGAAGTCGATGCTGTGGCCAGAGAATACGTAACAGACAAGGGCTACGGTGACTTTTTTCCACATCTTCTTGGTCATCCATGCGGCCTGATGAGAGGCGGCATCTTTCTTCATCCAACATCTAAAGATGTGATCAAGCGGAACATGGCTTTCACAATAGAACCCGGGATATACCTCCCCGGCTACGGGGGCGTTAGGCTGGAAGATATTGTTGTGGTGAGGGATGATGGATGTGATGTCCTCACGCGGGCGCCGAAGGAGCTTGTGTGGAAGAGAGAACAATCCTTGTAG